A genomic window from Bicyclus anynana chromosome 11, ilBicAnyn1.1, whole genome shotgun sequence includes:
- the LOC112050497 gene encoding beta-1,3-glucan-binding protein-like: MAFRACTSVILILAWITFVTAQYTIPNVNIEPLQPKGIRVSIPDSPGVSLFVFHGNIKRPKGASDPSLSIVGEITEPINGRWTFEDKTVQLNVGDVIHYYVQVVHNQMRYASEPDSVFFLGVPASPSPVRTEDGRGAQGQWGSPGTQPFTFAPLPDNTHTLVPTSPSPVRTDDGRGAQGQWGSPGTQPFTFASLTDNTHTSALEVTSTTNPTTSDCGVTLTRVKDGQACAGKIMFEDRFDLLREDVWQIEQYIPDEPDFPFISYQRPFNARTVSVQGGNLRIEPKLQQNIPGFGNSSIETGILDLLSGCTSISTKCRAEAWGASILPPIVSGRLTLKSFAFTYGVVEIRAKLPQGNWLYPDILLESSFKKYGSLNYASGVVRIGGARGNVQLAVGSADFGNNLLYGGVLMDATCRDTLLRNKTSSQPWGDDFHVYSVRWTPEAITLSVDGEEWARFAASDGGLKNQFSASCDVPRSALASGSKLAPFDDHFVITLGLAAGGVTEFPDDSTSGEKPKPWRNTSRKASLHFWQDMASWIETWRQPALLVDYVTVRAL, encoded by the exons ATGGCTTTTCGCGCATGTACGAGTGTTATCCTTATATTAGCATGGATTACATTCGTGACTGCACAGTACACCATACCGAATGTTAATATCGAGCCTTTGCAGCCAAAAGGAATTAGAGTTTCTATACCAG ACAGTCCAGGAGTGAGTTTATTTGTATTCCATGGGAATATTAAGAGGCCAAAAGGTGCAAGCGATCCGTCATTGTCCATCGTTGGAGAAATAACTGAGCCCATCAACGGACGCTGGACCTTCGAAGATAAGACCGTGCAGCTGAATGTGGGTGACGTCATCCACTACTATGTGCAAGTCGTTCACAATCAAATGCGTTACGCCTCAGAGCCTgactctgttttttttttgggag TTCCAGCTTCACCTTCACCTGTACGCACGGAGGATGGGCGCGGCGCGCAGGGGCAGTGGGGCTCGCCCGGCACACAACCATTCACTTTTGCTCCACTCCCAGATAATACACATACATTGG TACCGACTTCACCTTCACCTGTACGCACGGACGATGGGCGCGGCGCGCAGGGGCAGTGGGGCTCGCCCGGCACACAACCATTCACTTTTGCTTCACTCACAGATAATACACATACATCGG CTTTGGAGGTTACTTCGACTACAAACCCCACTACGAGCGATTGCGGGGTCACGCTGACCCGCGTGAAGGATGGTCAAGCGTGCGCTGGCAAGATAATGTTTGAAGATAGGTTTGACTTGCTGCGTGAAGATGTTTGGCAGATTGAGCAGTATATACCCGACGAGCCT GATTTCCCGTTCATCTCTTATCAACGACCATTCAATGCGCGAACCGTCTCCGTCCAGGGAGGTAACCTACGAATTGAGCCAAAGTTACAACAAAATATACCAGGCTTTGGCAACTCATCTATAGAGACGGGGATTTTGGACCTCCTCAGTGG ATGTACATCAATATCAACTAAATGCCGCGCGGAGGCGTGGGGCGCGAGTATACTTCCTCCGATAGTGAGCGGCAGATTGACGTTGAAGTCCTTCGCTTTCACGTACGGAGTCGTTGAAATCCGTGCTAAGCTGCCTCAAGGAAATTGGCTGTATCCAG ATATACTCTtggagtcttcttttaagaaataCGGCTCTCTGAACTACGCGTCAGGGGTTGTTAGGATAGGAGGGGCGCGGGGCAACGTCCAGCTAGCGGTCGGAAGCGCTGATTTTGGAAATAAT TTGTTGTATGGTGGCGTTCTGATGGATGCGACATGCCGCGATACTTTGCTGCGAAACAAAACATCGAGTCAACCATGGGGCGATGATTTTCATGTCTACTCCGTCCGGTGGACCCCAG AAGCAATAACGTTATCTGTGGACGGAGAGGAATGGGCGCGGTTCGCAGCCTCCGATGGCGGTTTGAAGAATCAGTTCTCCGCGTCATGTGACGTTCCTCGGAGCGCACTCGCTTCCGGCTCCAAGCTAGCGCCGTTTGACGACCAT TTCGTAATAACCTTGGGTCTAGCGGCGGGCGGCGTCACGGAGTTCCCAGATGACTCTACGTCGGGCGAGAAGCCCAAGCCCTGGAGGAATACTAGCAGGAAAGCCAGCCTCCACTTCTGGCAGGACATGGCCTCGTGGATAGAAACGTGGAGACAACCTGCGTTGCTTGTCGACTATGTGACTGTGCGAGCACTGTGA
- the LOC112050499 gene encoding luc7-like protein 3, with translation MAVLAAAQLLDELMGRHRNTNPNEKIRKPNWEDPEYCKYYMVKFCPHDLFVNTRADLGACPKVHDDEVKDLFERAESSYKKAQYVEEFLRFCRHMINDVERKIQKGKQRLELMNSKPEGPPMTQAQTEKNQEQVQLLSEKITALVQEAEEAGTCGNVEQAQGLMKLCDRLKEEKDTLLKQQENSHWSMTAELAAAQEKQMEVCPVCGAFLIVGDAQQRIDDHLSGKQHVGYFKLRQAYEEMNEAREKEQQEKERKRREDRERERSIRGGGLGSDRRDRERMERDRERDRDKDKSDRGENKEKDKERHRSSREERSGRHEEREGRDKDREKDRGERDKDRGERDKDRGERDKDRERDRDKERDNKERDNKDRDRDRDRDNKDRDRERDRKHRRERRSSHDRGSRRRSRDRH, from the exons ATGGCTGTGTTAGCGGCGGCACAGTTGTTGGACGAGTTGATGGGCAGACATCGCAATACTAATCCAAACGAAAAGATCAGGAAACCAAATTGGGAGGATCCAGAA tactgtaaatattatatggTCAAATTCTGTCCACATGATTTATTTGTGAACACAAGAGCTGACCTCGGGGCCTGTCCTAAAGTTCACGATGATGAAGTTAAGGATCTGTTTGAAAGAGCAGAGTCTTCATATAAAAAAGCTCAATATGTTGAAGAGTTTCTTCGGTTCTGCCGTCACATGATCAATGATGTTGAAA GAAAAATTCAAAAAGGTAAGCAAAGACTGGAACTTATGAACTCAAAACCAGAGGGTCCGCCAATGACTCAAGCTCAAACGGAGAAAAATCAAGAGCAG GTGCAACTGTTATCAGAAAAGATCACAGCTTTAGTACAAGAAGCAGAGGAAGCCGGCACCTGTGGCAATGTGGAGCAGGCCCAAGGTCTGATGAAGCTGTGCGACAGACTGAAAGAGGAGAAAGATACGCTTTTAAAGCAGCAGGAAAATAg CCACTGGTCAATGACAGCCGAGCTGGCGGCGGCGCAGGAGAAGCAGATGGAAGTGTGCCCCGTGTGTGGCGCCTTCCTGATTGTGGGTGACGCGCAGCAGAGGATTGATGACCATTTGTCCGGCAAGCAGCATGTCGG CTACTTTAAACTACGTCAAGCGTACGAAGAAATGAACGAAGCTCGTGAAAAGGAACAACAGGAGAAAGAGAGAAAACGCCGCGAGGACAGAGAAAGAGAGCGCAGCATCCGCGGCGGCGGGCTCGGCTCCGACAGGAGAGATAGAGAGAGAATGGAGAGAGACCGCGAGCGGGACAGGGACAAGGATAAGAGTGATAGGGGGGAGAACAAAGAGAAAGATAAGGAACGTCACCG GTCAAGCCGCGAGGAGCGAAGCGGACGTCACGAGGAGCGCGAGGGACGGGACAAGGATCGCGAGAAGGACAGGGGCGAGCGGGACAAGGACAGGGGCGAGCGTGACAAGGACAGGGGCGAGCGGGACAAGGACAGGGAGCGGGACCGTGACAAGGAGCGTGACAACAAGGAGCGGGACAACAAGGACCGGGATCGCGATCGTGACCGTGACAACAAGGACCGGGACCGAGAGCGTGACCGCAAGCACCGCAGGGAGAGAA